One stretch of Methanosphaera sp. WGK6 DNA includes these proteins:
- a CDS encoding ferredoxin has product MYEVVLEREDCTICGNCIEIDDTLFAFDDDDLATLVGSIRDDDVDEIEIDDAEIYKEAADNCTGECIEVYDDEGNPA; this is encoded by the coding sequence ATGTATGAAGTAGTTTTAGAAAGAGAAGACTGCACTATATGTGGAAATTGTATAGAAATTGATGATACATTATTTGCTTTTGATGATGATGATTTAGCAACACTTGTTGGGTCAATAAGGGATGATGATGTTGATGAAATTGAAATAGATGATGCAGAAATATACAAAGAAGCAGCAGATAATTGTACAGGTGAATGTATAGAAGTATATGATGATGAAGGAAATCCTGCTTAA
- a CDS encoding glycosyltransferase: MKLLIFVTGRGIGGDAVTAYNIAKALKSKNISSKIVLDPSAPGYYFKKRGIEWLKSPIPAAGGHAASKSKLFKAALKTIKASISGARLIKKENADGVIGVIGGGAVIGCLSAKLARVPAIGVVATPTDTKLSLKLNPTLLLPESPLFTIDSVKSKYAVNTNYSPIKTDIIKGNKENILDKLPNQFDSNKKSILFASGSTLFDDMAKAARKFAEENDDVNIFVVGDPLHDDINDIINHPNIINLGYINYIDDLYDLVDLAVITDDGLTLHETLACEIPVVVVIGVKYGRYHGLSKVFDGAVIESNVENITENITSALSNYEYMQERATKYSIGILNGSSDLVNFVLEHMS, encoded by the coding sequence ATGAAATTATTAATTTTTGTAACGGGAAGGGGTATTGGTGGTGATGCTGTAACTGCATACAATATAGCAAAAGCATTAAAAAGTAAAAACATCTCTTCAAAAATTGTTTTAGATCCAAGTGCTCCTGGATATTACTTTAAAAAACGTGGTATAGAATGGCTTAAATCACCTATACCTGCTGCAGGAGGACATGCAGCATCAAAATCAAAATTATTCAAAGCAGCATTAAAAACAATTAAAGCTTCAATTTCAGGAGCTCGTTTAATTAAAAAAGAAAATGCTGATGGTGTTATTGGCGTTATTGGTGGTGGTGCAGTAATAGGTTGTTTATCTGCTAAATTAGCTAGAGTTCCAGCAATAGGTGTGGTTGCAACACCAACAGATACAAAATTGTCACTTAAACTTAATCCAACATTACTTTTACCAGAATCTCCATTATTCACTATTGATTCAGTAAAATCAAAATATGCTGTAAATACTAATTATTCACCTATTAAAACAGATATTATTAAAGGAAATAAAGAAAATATTTTGGATAAATTACCTAATCAATTTGACTCTAATAAAAAATCAATATTATTCGCATCAGGTTCAACACTTTTTGATGATATGGCAAAGGCAGCACGTAAGTTTGCAGAAGAGAATGATGATGTGAATATATTTGTAGTTGGTGATCCATTACATGATGATATAAATGACATTATTAATCATCCAAATATTATTAATTTAGGTTATATTAATTATATTGATGACTTATATGATTTAGTTGACTTAGCTGTTATAACTGATGATGGTTTAACATTACATGAAACTTTAGCATGTGAAATACCTGTAGTTGTAGTAATTGGTGTTAAGTATGGTAGATATCATGGGCTTTCAAAAGTATTTGATGGTGCTGTTATAGAAAGTAATGTTGAAAATATAACTGAAAATATAACTAGTGCTTTATCTAATTATGAATATATGCAAGAAAGGGCTACTAAATATTCAATAGGTATTCTCAATGGTAGTTCTGATTTAGTAAACTTTGTATTAGAACATATGAGTTAA
- a CDS encoding NAD(P)/FAD-dependent oxidoreductase — MTKIVIIGAGPAGRFASMAASEEGNDVTLIENKHIGGKCLNQACMVVCALSDVSKHVLDAENFDELGIIESKPVVNYSKVTQIIKETQKKIRSVITNETINTGVDYVQGTAEVDSVRKVVIVNEDDEYEYDKLLVCTGSSPLIPDIPGVEKALTYKDTLKIKEIPEKLVIIGGGSTAAEYAGIFSSMGSEVEILCRTQFLKILNDPEAEEYIVRNLLKNTIVHENVEIKEITDRSVITNFGEIEGTVLLATGVTPNSQLVKNTVELDENGYILVNEYMQTSNKDIYAAGDVIGGIQATPVSRMEGMTAIKNIMGNHIAADYSYIPLTITLPYDVSYVLGHQVSNIGTKTSIPGAAGPGTFWKMLNGKTGYTKEVVNSDGEITDILSIAPSSSIALHYMIKLIKDGNKIDNFDNFIEIHPTTDGISKLTGYFKRYL, encoded by the coding sequence ATGACAAAAATAGTTATTATTGGAGCAGGTCCTGCTGGTCGTTTTGCATCTATGGCTGCTTCTGAAGAGGGAAATGATGTAACACTTATTGAAAATAAACATATTGGTGGAAAATGTTTAAATCAAGCATGTATGGTTGTATGTGCATTAAGTGATGTTTCTAAGCATGTATTAGATGCTGAAAATTTTGATGAATTAGGAATTATTGAGTCTAAACCTGTTGTAAATTATAGTAAAGTTACACAAATTATTAAGGAAACTCAGAAAAAAATACGTTCTGTTATTACTAATGAAACTATTAACACGGGTGTGGATTATGTTCAGGGAACTGCTGAAGTAGATAGTGTAAGAAAAGTAGTTATAGTTAATGAAGATGATGAATATGAATATGATAAATTATTAGTTTGTACAGGTTCATCACCTTTAATTCCAGATATTCCTGGAGTTGAAAAAGCTCTTACTTATAAAGATACTTTAAAGATAAAAGAAATTCCTGAAAAATTAGTTATTATTGGTGGAGGTTCTACTGCTGCAGAATATGCTGGAATCTTTTCAAGTATGGGTAGTGAAGTTGAAATATTATGTAGAACTCAATTCCTTAAAATATTAAATGACCCTGAAGCTGAAGAGTATATTGTACGTAATTTACTTAAAAATACAATAGTACATGAAAATGTTGAAATTAAAGAGATTACAGATAGATCAGTCATTACAAATTTTGGAGAAATTGAAGGGACTGTTTTACTTGCTACAGGAGTAACCCCTAATTCACAACTAGTTAAAAATACAGTAGAATTAGATGAAAATGGATACATATTAGTCAACGAATACATGCAAACATCAAACAAAGACATATATGCTGCAGGTGATGTTATTGGTGGAATTCAAGCTACACCCGTGTCACGTATGGAAGGAATGACTGCTATTAAAAATATTATGGGTAATCACATAGCTGCAGATTACTCATATATTCCCTTAACTATAACACTACCCTATGATGTAAGTTATGTTTTAGGCCACCAAGTATCAAATATTGGAACCAAAACATCAATTCCAGGAGCAGCAGGTCCTGGAACTTTCTGGAAAATGTTAAATGGAAAAACAGGTTATACAAAAGAAGTTGTTAATAGTGATGGTGAAATTACTGATATCCTTTCTATTGCCCCTTCAAGTAGTATTGCACTTCATTATATGATTAAATTAATAAAAGATGGAAATAAAATAGATAATTTTGATAACTTCATAGAAATTCATCCAACTACTGATGGAATTTCTAAATTAACTGGATACTTCAAACGTTATTTATAA
- the trpD gene encoding anthranilate phosphoribosyltransferase codes for MISDVLDNIIDKRQNLTDEEAYECMDDIISGDYPDVVIASFLIALRMKGETIDEITGLTRSMKDHAIPIDYDPGEYLIETCGTGGDVFKTFNVSTASSIIASAGGAKISKHGNRSVSSKFGGADALEALGINIELTPEQVANSIDKCNFAFIFAPIYHQATKNVMMLRKQLKTRTVFNLLGPISCPSKVTARLTGIYDPDLVETIAKVASNLGVERGMIVHGFDQDGNPAMDEISNIGKTKVAFINHGNIEVKYITPEDFGLEFCNPEDIMAPDSPEEHLEIIYKILDNVTETSKDKARMDLCLMNSASILYLTEKVDSLKEGVKLSRKLIEDGTAKKQLEKIIKYSNE; via the coding sequence ATGATAAGTGATGTATTAGATAACATAATTGATAAAAGACAAAATTTAACAGATGAGGAAGCATATGAATGTATGGATGATATAATCAGTGGTGACTACCCTGATGTAGTTATTGCATCATTTTTAATTGCATTGAGAATGAAAGGAGAAACTATTGATGAAATCACAGGATTAACTAGAAGTATGAAAGACCATGCTATCCCTATTGATTATGATCCTGGAGAATATTTAATAGAAACTTGTGGAACAGGTGGAGATGTATTTAAAACATTTAATGTAAGTACTGCTTCTTCAATAATAGCTAGTGCTGGTGGAGCTAAAATATCCAAACATGGAAATAGAAGTGTAAGTAGTAAGTTTGGTGGTGCAGATGCTCTTGAAGCACTAGGTATAAATATTGAACTTACACCAGAACAAGTCGCTAATTCTATTGATAAATGTAATTTTGCATTTATATTTGCACCAATTTACCATCAAGCTACTAAAAATGTTATGATGTTAAGAAAACAATTGAAAACAAGAACTGTTTTCAATTTATTAGGTCCAATTTCCTGTCCAAGTAAAGTAACTGCAAGATTAACTGGTATTTATGACCCAGACCTTGTTGAAACTATTGCTAAAGTAGCTTCTAATTTAGGTGTTGAACGTGGAATGATTGTTCATGGTTTTGATCAGGATGGTAATCCTGCTATGGATGAAATTTCAAATATTGGAAAAACAAAAGTTGCATTTATTAATCATGGAAACATTGAAGTTAAATACATTACACCAGAAGACTTTGGTTTAGAATTTTGTAATCCTGAAGATATAATGGCACCAGATAGTCCTGAAGAACATCTTGAAATTATTTATAAAATATTAGATAATGTAACTGAAACTAGTAAAGATAAGGCTAGAATGGATTTATGTTTAATGAATTCAGCAAGTATACTTTATTTAACTGAAAAAGTTGATTCATTAAAAGAAGGTGTGAAATTATCAAGAAAACTTATTGAAGATGGAACAGCTAAAAAACAATTGGAAAAAATTATCAAATATAGTAATGAATAA
- the trpA gene encoding tryptophan synthase subunit alpha, translating into MSMKTYAEMFKETKKNNEGVFIPFLVAGDPDYDTSLELAKTLVDNGADALEIGFPFSDPIADGKSVQNGDIRAFKSGMTVAKCFTFLKELREYTDKPFGLLLYYNLVYQHGIDEFYKKLHDIGVNSILIADLPPEEADDVIEASNKYGIEQVFIVSQATSNDRLEQITKIVGGFIYVASVMGTTGARTEVSHDSTDLIKRVREHTDLPLCVGFGISKPEHVKTVLDAGSDGAIVGSAVLNIIEENLDNKDVMFANIIDYIQEMKKATKR; encoded by the coding sequence ATGAGCATGAAAACCTATGCAGAAATGTTTAAAGAAACAAAAAAAAATAATGAAGGAGTATTCATACCTTTTTTAGTAGCTGGAGACCCAGACTATGATACATCATTAGAACTTGCAAAAACATTAGTTGATAATGGTGCAGATGCACTTGAAATAGGTTTTCCATTCTCTGATCCTATAGCTGATGGTAAAAGTGTTCAAAATGGAGATATACGAGCATTTAAAAGTGGAATGACAGTTGCAAAATGTTTCACATTCCTTAAAGAATTAAGAGAATATACTGATAAACCATTTGGACTACTATTATACTATAATTTAGTATACCAACACGGAATTGATGAATTCTATAAAAAACTACATGATATTGGAGTAAACTCAATACTAATAGCGGATTTACCACCCGAAGAAGCAGATGATGTAATTGAAGCATCCAATAAATATGGTATTGAACAAGTATTCATTGTATCACAAGCAACAAGTAATGATAGATTAGAACAAATTACAAAAATAGTTGGTGGATTTATATATGTTGCATCAGTTATGGGAACAACAGGTGCACGTACAGAAGTTTCACATGACTCTACTGACTTAATAAAACGTGTGCGAGAACATACAGACTTACCATTATGTGTAGGATTTGGTATATCCAAACCAGAACATGTAAAAACAGTACTTGATGCAGGTTCAGATGGAGCAATTGTAGGTAGTGCAGTATTAAACATTATTGAAGAAAACTTAGATAATAAAGATGTAATGTTTGCAAATATTATAGATTACATCCAAGAAATGAAAAAAGCAACAAAAAGGTAG